One segment of Candidatus Nitrospira nitrosa DNA contains the following:
- a CDS encoding NfeD family protein, whose amino-acid sequence MAAYEGVINPVAAEYLHDALTFAQSSGAQALILKLDTPGGLDASMRLMIKDMTASTTPVIVFVAPSGGRAASVVVFITIAAHVAAMAPGTNIGAAHPVAMGGGEMDRAMKKKVENDAVAYIKSIAEQRGRNVSWAEEAVRKSVSVTEQEALTLKIIDIVAENISALLRQLNGRKVSLPNGSLTLSTAGATLHEFPMGTRLELLKILSAPNIAYLLMSIGTIGIIAELYSPRAILPGIIGAISLTLAFYSLQSLPVNYAGALLAILGVVFLLLEISVTSYGLLALGGMAAITLGGLLLIKSDAPYLQLSLTFLLPTVLTAGGLIGAVVWMAVKSGRSKPVTGTEGMIGSVGIAKTDLSPRGQITVHGELWEAISQHPIRQGETVEVASVEGLTLTVTPPHP is encoded by the coding sequence GTGGCAGCCTATGAAGGCGTCATTAATCCCGTTGCGGCGGAGTATCTGCACGATGCCCTCACATTTGCCCAATCCTCCGGTGCCCAAGCCCTCATCTTGAAACTGGATACGCCCGGTGGGTTAGACGCCTCCATGCGCCTGATGATTAAAGATATGACCGCCTCCACCACTCCCGTCATCGTATTCGTCGCCCCTTCGGGAGGCCGTGCTGCCTCTGTCGTCGTCTTTATCACGATAGCCGCGCATGTCGCGGCAATGGCTCCAGGAACCAATATCGGAGCCGCCCATCCCGTCGCTATGGGTGGCGGTGAAATGGACCGTGCAATGAAAAAAAAGGTAGAGAACGACGCCGTGGCCTATATCAAAAGCATCGCGGAACAACGCGGGCGCAATGTCTCCTGGGCCGAAGAGGCAGTTCGTAAAAGCGTCTCTGTCACAGAGCAAGAAGCGCTTACGCTCAAGATCATTGACATTGTTGCTGAGAACATATCTGCTCTGTTGAGACAATTGAACGGCAGAAAGGTCAGTCTTCCCAACGGCTCACTTACACTCTCAACCGCCGGCGCGACGCTTCATGAATTTCCGATGGGGACACGGCTCGAGCTGCTCAAGATCCTGAGTGCCCCAAACATCGCCTATCTCCTGATGTCGATCGGGACGATCGGGATCATCGCTGAGCTTTACAGTCCCAGAGCGATCCTGCCTGGAATCATCGGCGCCATCAGTTTGACTCTGGCCTTCTATTCGCTCCAATCGCTTCCCGTGAACTATGCTGGAGCCTTACTTGCCATCCTCGGCGTGGTGTTCCTGCTGCTCGAAATCTCAGTCACCAGCTATGGACTACTGGCCCTGGGTGGCATGGCAGCAATAACCCTGGGCGGCCTCTTACTTATCAAAAGTGATGCGCCCTACCTGCAACTATCCCTGACATTCCTCTTGCCGACGGTCCTGACCGCCGGTGGCTTGATCGGAGCAGTGGTGTGGATGGCCGTCAAGAGTGGTCGGAGCAAACCGGTCACCGGAACAGAGGGAATGATTGGTTCAGTCGGAATCGCCAAGACAGACTTGAGCCCACGTGGCCAGATCACGGTCCATGGAGAACTTTGGGAGGCGATCAGTCAGCATCCGATCCGACAAGGGGAGACCGTGGAGGTGGCGTCGGTCGAGGGATTGACCCTGACCGTAACCCCACCTCATCCATAA
- a CDS encoding tRNA (adenine-N1)-methyltransferase, whose protein sequence is MRAMSQLANGDRIHLVDQKRRQYALTLKAGETYQFSGQRIAHDALIGRPDGSIVTLSGGKKMVALKPTFGDYVLKMPRGAQVLYPKDLAIIPMWADVYPGARVFEAGTGSGAMTMALLRAVGPSGLVVTYDIREDFSQTAQTNIARYMNPTNLRCLRKSAYEGIDLLEDQVPFDRVVLDLPEPWQVIPHAVNALRSGGIYLSFVPTIPQVMQTVEALERATVFGMIETFETLLRTWSIQGRSVRPDHRMVAHSGFITVARKVEPGLLGPTANKSRSTIEESETVSEEAEEEQET, encoded by the coding sequence ATGCGCGCCATGTCTCAGCTTGCCAACGGCGACCGCATCCATCTCGTCGATCAAAAAAGACGGCAGTATGCCCTCACACTGAAGGCGGGAGAAACGTACCAATTCAGCGGGCAACGAATCGCCCATGATGCGCTCATCGGCCGCCCTGACGGGTCCATCGTGACGCTCTCCGGCGGGAAGAAGATGGTGGCGCTCAAACCGACCTTCGGCGACTATGTACTCAAGATGCCGAGAGGGGCTCAGGTCCTCTATCCCAAAGATCTTGCCATTATCCCGATGTGGGCGGATGTCTATCCTGGGGCTCGAGTGTTTGAGGCGGGAACTGGTTCAGGAGCCATGACGATGGCTCTCTTGCGTGCGGTGGGGCCAAGCGGTTTGGTCGTGACCTATGACATCCGAGAAGACTTCTCGCAGACGGCACAGACCAATATTGCTCGCTATATGAACCCCACCAACTTGCGCTGTTTGAGGAAAAGTGCCTATGAAGGCATCGACTTGCTGGAGGATCAGGTGCCGTTTGATCGGGTAGTGCTTGACCTGCCGGAACCATGGCAGGTGATCCCGCATGCCGTCAACGCTCTTCGATCCGGCGGCATCTATTTAAGTTTTGTCCCAACGATCCCGCAAGTGATGCAAACCGTCGAAGCGCTCGAACGAGCGACCGTGTTCGGGATGATAGAAACCTTTGAGACATTGCTGCGGACCTGGTCCATACAAGGCCGGAGTGTCAGGCCGGATCATCGTATGGTTGCCCATTCGGGATTCATTACCGTAGCGCGCAAGGTGGAGCCTGGGTTGCTGGGTCCAACGGCCAACAAATCCAGGTCCACCATCGAAGAGTCAGAAACTGTATCGGAGGAAGCGGAAGAGGAGCAGGAAACATGA
- a CDS encoding SDR family NAD(P)-dependent oxidoreductase codes for MSRLEGKVAVVTGGNAGIGEAIAKRFADEGASIVITGRRQQELDRVASVIRLNKAKVLGVAGSVTDESHVQDVVRRTLDSFGRIDVLVNNAGVGDFGKRLHETDDATWAKVLDINLTGVFRMTRAVLPHMQRQGRGAIVNISSVASLVGLSGLAAYTASKGALDALTRALAIEYAKEGIRCNVVNPGLIHTPMAASLLADPERLQPILAQYAIRRVGTPEEVANMVLYLASDEAAWVTGGTFPIDGGMTVNKS; via the coding sequence ATGAGCAGGTTAGAAGGCAAGGTGGCCGTCGTAACCGGGGGGAACGCTGGGATCGGTGAGGCCATCGCAAAACGATTTGCCGACGAGGGCGCATCGATTGTCATCACCGGGCGTCGGCAACAAGAGTTGGACCGTGTCGCCAGCGTGATCCGATTAAATAAGGCTAAAGTACTCGGGGTGGCCGGATCCGTGACTGATGAGAGTCATGTACAGGATGTGGTTCGTCGGACTCTAGACAGTTTTGGGCGGATCGACGTGCTGGTCAATAATGCGGGAGTCGGAGATTTTGGGAAGCGTCTCCATGAAACTGACGATGCGACATGGGCCAAAGTGTTGGATATCAACTTGACCGGAGTGTTTCGCATGACGCGAGCGGTCCTTCCTCATATGCAGAGGCAAGGACGAGGTGCGATCGTGAATATCTCGTCAGTCGCCAGTCTCGTCGGGCTTTCCGGATTGGCTGCCTATACGGCATCCAAAGGTGCTCTTGATGCGCTGACGCGTGCCCTAGCCATTGAGTATGCGAAGGAAGGCATCCGTTGCAATGTGGTGAACCCCGGTCTGATTCATACACCGATGGCAGCTTCCTTGCTGGCAGACCCAGAGAGACTACAGCCCATTCTCGCGCAGTACGCGATTCGGCGAGTCGGGACGCCTGAAGAAGTGGCGAATATGGTGCTGTATCTTGCGTCGGACGAGGCCGCGTGGGTTACCGGAGGAACGTTTCCTATTGACGGGGGCATGACCGTCAACAAAAGTTAA
- a CDS encoding shikimate dehydrogenase — protein MDIDTKTQFCGVIGKPVGHSLSPAIHNAAFRALGLNFVYLAWQVDTVGDAVKGLRALGNFRGASVTIPHKVAAMQFLDHVEATAKRIGAINTIVADKGELSGYNTDATGALRALREGGVELKGRRIVVLGSGGAARAIAVALAADSGVENLTLLGIEDSERTRLAQDIRSVGVATVEDSHLDEAALRRILPDSHVLIHCTPVGMSPKSDSTCVPASLLHSGLAVMDIVYNPRETQLLKDAKFAGCKTIPGLEMFLNQAVTQFELWTNQAAPVAVMRTVLESHFQ, from the coding sequence ATGGATATCGATACGAAGACGCAGTTTTGTGGTGTGATCGGAAAGCCGGTTGGCCATTCGCTGTCTCCAGCTATTCACAATGCGGCATTTAGAGCCCTAGGGCTCAACTTTGTCTATCTCGCGTGGCAGGTGGATACCGTCGGCGATGCCGTTAAAGGGCTTCGTGCTCTGGGGAATTTCCGTGGGGCAAGCGTGACGATTCCTCACAAAGTCGCGGCGATGCAGTTCCTTGACCATGTGGAGGCTACAGCCAAGCGGATTGGTGCGATCAATACCATTGTGGCCGATAAGGGGGAACTGTCCGGGTATAACACCGATGCAACCGGTGCATTGCGGGCGCTACGTGAAGGCGGAGTTGAGCTGAAGGGACGTCGCATTGTGGTGCTTGGCTCTGGAGGGGCCGCGCGGGCGATTGCTGTTGCGCTGGCTGCTGACTCTGGCGTGGAGAACTTGACGTTGCTGGGCATTGAGGATTCGGAGCGAACTCGCTTGGCTCAAGATATTCGTTCTGTGGGAGTGGCTACGGTAGAGGATTCTCATCTAGATGAGGCCGCCCTTCGCCGGATTCTCCCTGACTCGCATGTCCTGATTCATTGCACCCCAGTCGGGATGTCTCCTAAATCCGATTCGACGTGTGTTCCAGCCTCGCTGTTGCACTCGGGACTTGCGGTTATGGATATCGTCTATAACCCACGGGAGACGCAGCTGCTGAAAGATGCCAAATTCGCTGGGTGCAAGACGATTCCAGGGTTAGAGATGTTTCTCAATCAGGCCGTTACACAATTTGAACTCTGGACCAATCAAGCCGCTCCGGTTGCAGTGATGCGGACTGTCTTGGAGTCTCATTTTCAATGA
- a CDS encoding shikimate kinase — translation MNVVLIGYRGTGKSTVGKIVAARLGRELLSTDTEIVKLAGQTIPQIVAQHGWEYFRDLESKICQDLASKAGVVIDTGGGAILRPQNVEVLKQTGRLFWLTASVEAIAKRIGSDTQRPSLTGTKSFVDEIQDVLRERLPKYQAAADETIETGGKSVLQVADEILARW, via the coding sequence ATGAACGTCGTGTTGATCGGCTATCGTGGAACGGGGAAGAGCACGGTCGGGAAGATTGTGGCGGCCCGCCTCGGTCGAGAACTGCTCTCCACCGATACCGAGATTGTGAAGTTGGCGGGGCAAACCATTCCCCAGATCGTTGCACAACATGGGTGGGAGTACTTTCGTGACCTTGAAAGCAAGATTTGTCAGGATCTGGCCAGCAAGGCTGGGGTGGTGATCGACACTGGCGGGGGTGCTATCCTTCGACCACAAAATGTCGAGGTGCTAAAACAAACCGGGAGGCTATTTTGGCTAACTGCCTCAGTTGAAGCCATTGCGAAGCGGATTGGGTCCGATACGCAACGGCCTTCGCTTACCGGGACCAAGTCGTTTGTGGATGAGATTCAGGATGTGCTACGGGAGCGTCTGCCGAAGTACCAAGCTGCCGCTGATGAGACGATTGAGACGGGGGGAAAGTCCGTCCTGCAAGTTGCGGATGAGATTCTCGCGCGGTGGTAG
- a CDS encoding IS5 family transposase (programmed frameshift) gives MELTEAQYRHIERCLPTQRGNVTLNNLQVLTAILYVAEHGGKWRGLPKQFGNWHTIYTRLNRWSKNGVLERIFTQLQQAQILRVKLEAVALDSTIVKVHPDGTGALKKNGPQALGRSRGGWPTTIHLVAADARTALTCALSPGQAHDAPEGRKLLQRFGKRPCPTPLLLDRAYEGDETRHLAVELGYVPVVPPKQNRRAPWEYDRVLYTHRNEIERLFRRLKGFRRLFSRVDKLDVMFLAFINFALIVEGLR, from the exons ATGGAACTCACCGAGGCTCAGTATCGTCATATCGAGCGATGCTTGCCGACCCAGCGTGGCAACGTCACGCTCAACAATCTGCAGGTTCTCACTGCCATCTTGTACGTTGCCGAACACGGCGGCAAATGGCGCGGGCTCCCCAAGCAGTTCGGGAACTGGCACACGATCTATACGCGCCTGAACCGGTGGTCGAAAAACGGGGTACTGGAGCGCATCTTTACCCAGTTGCAACAGGCGCAGATCCTCCGCGTGAAGCTTGAAGCCGTGGCGTTGGACAGTACGATCGTCAAGGTCCATCCGGATGGCACGGGGGCCTTAAA AAAAAACGGCCCGCAAGCCCTTGGCCGATCCCGCGGTGGGTGGCCCACCACGATTCATCTGGTTGCCGCGGATGCTCGAACGGCCTTGACGTGTGCCCTATCTCCAGGGCAGGCCCACGATGCCCCGGAGGGACGCAAGCTGCTACAGCGCTTCGGGAAACGGCCCTGCCCGACCCCCTTGTTGCTGGATCGGGCGTATGAAGGCGATGAGACACGGCACCTGGCCGTGGAACTCGGGTATGTGCCGGTGGTGCCGCCCAAACAGAATCGACGCGCCCCCTGGGAGTACGATCGCGTGCTGTATACGCATCGCAATGAGATCGAACGGTTGTTCCGCCGACTGAAGGGATTTCGGCGCCTCTTCTCGCGGGTTGACAAACTCGATGTCATGTTTCTTGCGTTCATCAATTTCGCATTAATCGTCGAAGGCTTGCGGTAG
- a CDS encoding response regulator has product MTPRTILVIEDDTSVRVLLSQILEDAGYQTYEAANGREGLEQFRAKPMDLVITDLEMPEMNGLDLILELTRAFLNVKVIAMSGRSPDELQTARLLGARQTFTKPLDLSTVLRAVQYELLH; this is encoded by the coding sequence ATGACACCACGCACGATTCTGGTGATCGAGGATGATACATCGGTGCGGGTGTTGCTGTCGCAAATCCTTGAGGATGCCGGGTATCAAACCTACGAGGCCGCCAATGGTCGAGAGGGGCTTGAGCAGTTCCGTGCAAAACCCATGGATCTGGTCATTACGGACTTGGAGATGCCTGAAATGAATGGGTTGGACCTAATCTTGGAATTGACCCGCGCATTCTTGAATGTAAAGGTCATTGCCATGAGCGGACGCTCTCCAGATGAACTGCAGACGGCCAGACTTCTGGGGGCACGGCAGACCTTTACGAAGCCATTGGATCTTTCCACGGTACTTCGCGCTGTGCAGTATGAATTGCTGCATTAG
- a CDS encoding OmpA family protein, whose translation MTRFVVKLGVVVAVGFLFLSNQGCSKKWVQSESEGGSGSTSSKTPTISGGSSNGELKGFSRNPGEERLSSGGQGGHPTSLNPSGLGGRQQAELTKEERSAVEAGLQDVFFGYDQWTISETGMEALNLNAHYLKDHPGAVLKIEGHCDERGTSDYNMVLGDKRAKAARNYLQEAGVSPNQLAIVSYGKERPFCSERQESCYQQNRRGHMLLSTK comes from the coding sequence ATGACCAGATTCGTGGTGAAGTTGGGAGTGGTAGTGGCCGTGGGATTTCTTTTCTTATCGAACCAGGGCTGTAGCAAGAAGTGGGTGCAGTCCGAGAGCGAAGGGGGATCCGGAAGCACCAGTTCAAAGACTCCAACCATTTCCGGTGGAAGCTCAAACGGAGAGCTCAAGGGGTTCTCTCGCAATCCTGGTGAGGAACGCCTCTCGTCAGGCGGACAAGGTGGACATCCAACGAGTCTAAATCCGTCAGGCCTCGGGGGGCGGCAGCAAGCGGAGTTAACGAAAGAAGAACGATCTGCTGTCGAAGCTGGGTTGCAGGATGTATTCTTTGGGTATGATCAATGGACAATATCCGAAACAGGCATGGAGGCGCTCAATCTCAATGCACACTATCTGAAAGATCATCCTGGGGCAGTGCTCAAGATCGAGGGCCATTGTGATGAACGAGGGACGAGCGATTACAATATGGTTCTCGGCGACAAACGTGCCAAAGCGGCTCGCAATTATCTACAGGAAGCAGGGGTCAGTCCCAATCAGCTCGCGATCGTGTCGTATGGGAAGGAACGGCCGTTCTGCAGCGAACGACAAGAGTCCTGCTACCAGCAAAATCGACGGGGACATATGTTGTTATCGACGAAGTAA
- a CDS encoding PilZ domain-containing protein codes for MKKLSTFFKSKDVESTPEQPGPDERRVQPRFTAQFRSTFFGNKQEGQGRTVDISAGGCKIESDIKVEQGEKFECRLHIPGLDWPLRVDEAIVRWVGANSFGLAFSRMAPDELVKLTSVLTDLEQEE; via the coding sequence GTGAAAAAGCTGAGCACATTCTTCAAATCAAAAGACGTTGAATCGACCCCGGAGCAGCCGGGGCCGGATGAGCGTCGAGTTCAACCGCGGTTCACCGCCCAGTTTCGCAGCACGTTTTTCGGGAACAAACAGGAAGGGCAGGGGCGAACGGTAGATATTTCTGCTGGGGGCTGTAAGATTGAAAGCGATATAAAGGTGGAGCAAGGCGAGAAATTCGAATGCCGTCTTCACATCCCAGGTCTTGATTGGCCGTTACGGGTAGACGAAGCAATTGTGCGGTGGGTTGGGGCGAATAGCTTCGGACTCGCATTTTCGCGCATGGCCCCAGACGAGTTGGTCAAGCTGACATCGGTGCTCACCGATCTCGAACAGGAAGAGTAA
- the msrA gene encoding peptide-methionine (S)-S-oxide reductase MsrA, whose translation MGDELSSSLPGKDIAILAGGCFWCLEAVYDQVQGVEAVESGYLGGAMDNPTYEAVCGGQTGHAEAVRITFNPAVISYQELLNIFFVVHDPTTLNRQGNDIGTQYRSAIFYRSPAQRETAERVIKTVTAESLHRAPIVTQVIAATRWYEAEPYHQGYFARNPLQGYCQFVVGPKVAKFRKQFAARLKT comes from the coding sequence ATGGGCGACGAACTATCATCGAGCTTACCAGGTAAGGATATCGCCATCCTCGCGGGTGGCTGTTTTTGGTGTCTTGAGGCTGTCTATGACCAGGTGCAAGGTGTAGAGGCGGTCGAATCCGGATACCTCGGTGGAGCCATGGACAATCCGACATACGAAGCGGTATGTGGGGGACAGACCGGTCATGCCGAAGCCGTGCGCATCACATTCAATCCGGCAGTGATCTCGTATCAAGAACTTCTCAACATCTTTTTTGTGGTTCACGATCCCACCACGCTCAATCGACAGGGCAACGATATCGGCACGCAATACCGTTCGGCGATCTTCTATCGTAGCCCGGCCCAGCGAGAGACGGCTGAGCGGGTTATCAAGACCGTGACAGCTGAAAGTTTACATAGGGCTCCTATCGTGACGCAGGTTATTGCGGCGACACGATGGTATGAGGCAGAACCCTACCACCAGGGGTATTTTGCCCGAAACCCGCTTCAGGGGTACTGCCAATTCGTGGTGGGACCAAAAGTGGCGAAGTTTCGCAAGCAATTTGCCGCGAGGCTCAAGACCTAA
- a CDS encoding porin, whose product MIFTATVAQANVEDLLYEKGQITKEEWLKLKAEHERDDAIIAEKAAIKKWFDKISIRGYVQARYTYLPGDKSIRSEYDNTIRDNTGFAFRRVRLVFSGDITDWLSFYIQPDFSGAVPGTTGDGSNNFAQLRDAYADIFMPIPFLFFEEKELRVRVGQSKVPFGFENLQSSQNRLTFDRADGLNSAVNGERDLGMFIYYTPKETRKLFKKLVDSGLKGSGDYGMLGVGVYNGQTININDRNDNKHVVLHATYPMELPYGQIIQFGVDAYRGTFNVGATTPLTTGGPAIGRENNGNILDERVGVHFILFPQPIGFQAEWNWGNGPQLNATRTRVEEGDIQGGYVQGMYKWDVNKPWLTSLIPYVRYQEYSGGKKHRTNSPFNVVREWEIGMEWQIAKSLEFTIAYARSRRTDTQTAPYNIREGDIVRTQLQYNF is encoded by the coding sequence ATGATCTTCACGGCTACTGTAGCCCAGGCGAATGTTGAAGATCTCCTGTATGAGAAGGGCCAGATTACGAAGGAGGAATGGCTCAAGCTGAAAGCTGAGCATGAGCGAGACGACGCGATCATTGCAGAGAAGGCGGCGATCAAGAAGTGGTTTGACAAGATCAGCATCCGCGGGTATGTGCAAGCCCGCTACACCTACCTGCCCGGAGATAAATCCATCCGGAGCGAGTACGATAACACTATTCGGGATAATACCGGCTTTGCCTTCCGCCGTGTCCGCCTCGTTTTTTCAGGCGATATCACGGATTGGCTCTCGTTCTACATCCAGCCGGATTTTTCCGGTGCGGTGCCTGGTACGACAGGAGATGGGAGCAATAACTTTGCCCAACTGCGCGATGCTTATGCCGATATCTTTATGCCAATACCCTTCCTGTTCTTTGAGGAAAAAGAATTGCGTGTTCGTGTCGGGCAATCAAAGGTCCCGTTTGGGTTTGAAAATCTGCAGTCCAGTCAAAATCGACTTACGTTCGACCGAGCTGATGGTCTCAATAGTGCGGTGAATGGTGAGCGCGATCTTGGAATGTTTATCTATTACACGCCGAAGGAGACCAGAAAACTCTTCAAAAAGCTGGTCGACTCTGGACTCAAGGGGTCCGGGGATTACGGAATGTTAGGTGTCGGGGTTTACAATGGTCAGACGATCAATATCAATGATCGCAATGACAATAAACACGTCGTCCTGCATGCCACCTATCCGATGGAATTGCCTTATGGGCAGATTATTCAGTTCGGCGTGGATGCATACCGGGGAACGTTCAATGTCGGTGCGACGACGCCGTTGACCACAGGTGGTCCCGCAATTGGTCGGGAAAATAACGGAAACATTCTGGACGAGCGAGTCGGTGTACATTTTATCCTCTTTCCGCAGCCAATCGGATTCCAAGCTGAGTGGAATTGGGGCAATGGTCCTCAATTGAACGCAACGCGAACACGAGTAGAGGAGGGGGACATTCAAGGTGGCTATGTACAGGGAATGTATAAGTGGGACGTGAATAAACCCTGGTTGACTAGCCTGATCCCCTACGTGCGGTACCAGGAATACAGCGGTGGAAAGAAGCACCGGACCAATTCACCCTTCAATGTCGTTCGGGAGTGGGAAATCGGAATGGAGTGGCAAATCGCGAAATCGTTAGAGTTCACGATCGCCTATGCGCGGAGCAGACGCACGGACACCCAGACTGCGCCCTATAATATTCGCGAAGGCGACATTGTCCGGACCCAGCTACAATATAACTTTTAG
- a CDS encoding PstS family phosphate ABC transporter substrate-binding protein, which yields MKISTTRSGLSCFVLFGALVSAIPSVYADDAIVLDPALKGYVKVTGVTGNVNSIGSDTLNNLMTLWAEGFRKQYPNVKIQIEGKGSSTAPPALIEGTAQLGPMSRAMKSTEVDSFERKFRYKPTAFPVAIDALAVYVNKDNSVQGLTMAQVDAIFSKTRRFGAQQNIERWGQLGITGEVAASPISIYGRNSASGTYGFFKEFALKNGDYKDEVKEQPGSASVVQGITEDQAGIGYSGIGYLTSGVRVLPLAEKEGAPFVAPTQTNAMNGSYPLWRHLLVYVNKAPNKPLDPLVKEFIKFIYSKEGQAVVIKDGFFPLPQSVIEKELPKVE from the coding sequence ATGAAAATATCGACCACCAGGTCTGGACTCTCCTGTTTCGTCCTGTTTGGAGCCCTTGTTTCGGCTATCCCGTCGGTCTATGCCGATGACGCGATCGTGTTGGACCCGGCCTTAAAAGGCTATGTGAAAGTCACTGGGGTAACCGGCAATGTTAATAGTATTGGTTCAGATACGCTCAACAATCTGATGACGCTCTGGGCGGAAGGATTTCGCAAACAGTATCCAAATGTGAAGATTCAAATAGAAGGTAAGGGTTCCAGCACCGCGCCACCGGCTTTGATTGAAGGCACGGCCCAGCTTGGACCAATGTCCCGAGCCATGAAAAGCACGGAGGTCGATTCCTTCGAGAGGAAATTCAGATACAAACCGACGGCTTTCCCGGTGGCCATCGATGCGTTGGCAGTGTATGTCAATAAGGATAATTCTGTCCAAGGACTCACGATGGCGCAAGTGGATGCGATCTTTTCCAAGACTCGTCGATTTGGGGCGCAGCAGAACATTGAGCGGTGGGGGCAACTAGGAATTACCGGCGAAGTAGCGGCCTCACCGATCAGCATTTATGGTCGTAATTCAGCATCCGGCACCTATGGGTTCTTTAAAGAGTTTGCTTTAAAAAATGGGGATTACAAGGATGAAGTCAAGGAACAGCCAGGGTCAGCATCTGTCGTGCAAGGCATTACAGAAGATCAAGCTGGCATTGGGTATAGCGGGATCGGCTACCTGACCTCCGGTGTTCGGGTTCTTCCGCTAGCCGAAAAAGAGGGAGCGCCCTTTGTGGCTCCCACACAGACCAATGCAATGAATGGGTCCTATCCCCTGTGGCGCCATCTGTTGGTCTACGTCAACAAGGCGCCAAATAAACCGCTTGATCCGCTTGTGAAGGAATTCATCAAGTTTATTTATAGCAAGGAAGGGCAAGCCGTCGTCATTAAGGATGGGTTTTTCCCCCTTCCACAGTCTGTGATCGAAAAAGAGTTGCCAAAAGTCGAATAA